The window ACTAATTCCACTCTCGTGCCCATTTCCATTGGACTCGCCTTCGTCCACAGAGGTGGCAGCGCACTACGCGAATGCAAGCGAAACTCATAAGCGCGCCACACCGAGTCGGCATCCCCGTCTTTGGGCAATTCGAGTCCCTTCGGTAAGGTAGAGGAAAGCTGGGTTGAATGTTCATCCAATCCTTCGGATGGCCGACCCGTGGTGGTGAGCACAATGACTCGATCTGCAATCGACGTGTAAGTTTTTGTGCCGACGCCGTTTCTGCCAGCACGATCTACATCCCGATGAACGTCGGAGTCGGAGAAGGCTCCGCAAAAACTATTAAGGAATTCCGAGTGGGTAAGACCTGTCCCGTTGTCCTCGCAGATGAGTCGCTTAGGTACGAGTACGTGAGTTCCATCCTTATATGTCGAACTATCGACGTCTAAGGTGAGAGTTACTTCAGTCGCGTTGTCTCGCGCGTTTTCGGTTAGCTCCAAAATGACAGCGACGCTGCTTGGTGAGGATTCTTGTGCGTAGATTCGCGCTTGATAGGCGTTTACAGGGTTGTCCCCCAAGTGGAAAGAAGGGGACGCAGACACAGATGTGCCTTTGCGGTTCATTCGGTTTCTCCTCGGTCTCGATCTCGATCGAGCCGTCAGTGAAATTCCGCTTCAGGAAAATTAGAACCGGTCAGGCAAATGTGCCCGCCTAGCTCTTACTCGTCCCGATTTGCGTTACATCTATGATAGGCACTGCTGTCAAGGAGCAGTTATGGAATTCGCGGCATAATTCCGCGACGCGTCTCTCAGATTGGCTCCATGGCTCGACCCGAAACTGGCGGGTGGCCCGCCCGATTTCCCTAGTACAGTGCTATCCTTTGCGGACCAGGAGCGCGTCACGATGATTGCGCAATCAGCCTCGATCAATGCGAAATACACGCTGGTTTCCATCGCATTTATGGTCGGTTCTCTAGCGATACCCCCGCTTTCACTGTTCGGCCAGAGTGGAGCCAATCCAAAATCAGACAAGGGGCCGGTTGGGATCTGGCGTGGTGAGTCCAGATGCGTGGTTAGGCCGAGTGCCTGTAATGACGAGACCGCGCTGTACCGCATCGCCGCGAACGCACGCGCCCAAGATCCTCTGATGGTCTCGGCAGGTAAGATCGTCGATGGCCAGGAAGTGAGCATGGGTAGCAGCGAATGCTCCTATACCGTCAAGACTCACGTGATCGCTTGCTCTCTGCCCAATGGCAGTTCCCTCCATCTTGAAGTGACAGGCGACACGATCGAAGGGACGTACACCCTCCGTGATGGAAGGCTGTGGCGGAACATCAGTCTCCATAGAGCCGAGCAGAAATGAATGTTGGACAGATGACCCGCTTTTTCCCAAACGGCAGACGGGTGGCCCACCCTTTCAGGCGTCATTGGCCTTGCTACAGCGAAGCAGGAGCCTTCATCTCGTTCTCGCCCTTTCCCAGTTTCTTGAGCAGCCGCAGCAAGATCAGTCGCTCCTCTTTTGAGAGGACGCTGGCGGCCTCTTCCATCGTGGTCGCGTGCTTTTGAAAAGTCTTGGTGATGAGCGCGCGTCCCTTGGCCGTAAGCTCCACCAGGCGTACGCGCCGGTCATCCGTATTCTTACGTTTCACAAGGGCTTTCTTCTCCAACCGGTCGACCGCGACACTGATCGATCCCGGCGTGAGCCACACCTTCGGACCAATGGTATTGACCGGCAAAGGTCCCTTGTGGAGTAGCACTTCAAGGACGCTAAAATCCGAGTCGCCGAGCCCGGCCTGGCTCAAGTTCAAGCTTTTTTCCGCGCGAGCCCTCAGGGCGTGAAAAGCTCTTACTAGCACCCACCAGACATGAACTCCAGAGGTGTCTTGCATTTCTCTGCGTCCTTTCCGCATCCTTGGACATCATACTGCTTGATATCAATTATATCGATATCAATGTACTTCCCGAAAGCGTTCGGAGAAAAGCGAATCAACATGGTATCCAACAATAAAAAGCTCACCGCAGTATTCGGCGCCACAGGACAGCAGGGAGGCGGAGTAGTACGTGCCTTGCAAGCCAGCGGCCAATTCAAAGTGCGCGCACTGACTCGCAATCCAGGCAAGGATCGCGAACTCGCCGACGAGGTCGTCCAAGCAGACTTAGACCACCCGCAAACCCTGAAAGCTGCATTGGATGGGGCACACGGCGTTTTTCTGGTCACCAATTTTTGGGAAGGTGGCACCGACGAGGTCAAGCAGGCAACCGCGGCCGTACGTGCTGCCAAAGATGCCGGTGTCAAACACTTTATCTGGTCAACGCTGCCTGATGTGGAAGCGATTAGCGGCGCCAAGTTCAACGTTCCCCACTTTACCGGCAAGGCCAAGATCGATCGGATCGTCAAGGAAGCCGGATTTGCCCACCACACATTCGTCATCGCGCCTATGTACTACCAGAACCTGCTGGGCGTTCTTGCTCCGCAAAAGCAGGCGGATGGATCCGTGGGTTGGGCTCTTCCTCTCGATCCAGGTGCACGCTGCATCCACATGGGCGACATCAGCGAACTTGGCAACATCGTTGCTGGGGCGTTTGCACACCCCGATGAGGCAGGCAATGGCGAGTATCTGCCTCTCGTCGGAGATTTCATGAGCTTCAATGGAATCGTTGAAACGCTAAATCGACTGGGACATAAATTTTCATTTATGCAAGTCCCAAAGAAAGTTTTCGCTACGCTCTTTCCTGGGGCCGCCGAGGTAGCAGAGATGCTCAGCTACTTCCAGGCTCATACCTACTTAGGCTCGGATTCGTCCGACCGGATTGCGCTCGCAAACAAGATGGCAGGCCGGCAACCGACCAAGTTTTCGACGTGGGCGCGACTGAATGTCCCGATTCAGAAACCTTAAATGCGCTTACGCCCGTCGAACTTTGCTCCTGCGAAGTCATAACAATTGAACTAAGAAAGGCCAATCCAATGTCTAACCTGAAATCACACGACATAAGCGCTACTCGTCCTCTTTCCCGCATCGCCAAACGCACAAGTGGACAGAGTCACGGGCCTATCACACGCCTGATGTCTCCCTCCGACTTTGGCCGTATTTTGAAACCCTTCGTATTCCTTGACATCTTCGATACTCACGGAAGACCTTTTTCCGGTCTTGGGCTCCATCCACATTCGGGAATCGCGACCGTTACCTACGTTGCGCAGGGCAGCGTTAGGTATGAAGACACCAACGGAGCGACGGGCCTGTTGCGTGCCGGCGGTATCGAATGGATGCGGGCCGGCGGCGGTGTCTGGCATGGTGGCGGCTTCGGCGAATCGGGACGGACGCGGGGCTTCCAGCTTTGGATCGCCTTGCCGCCCGATCTTGAGCTGGGACCATCGGAGAGCGTCTATTTGTCACCGGAGGTCATTCCCCACGACGGGCCCGCGCGTATTCTCCTCGGCAGCTACGGAACCGCGACCAGTTCGATCAAAGCTCCGTCGCCGATGAACTATCTCGCAGTGCATTTGAAGGCCGGAGAGCGCTGGAGCTACCAGCCGCCCGCCGGACACACTGTCCTGTGGACCGCGGTGGGCGTGGGTTCCGTTCTGGTCCCAAACGAGCTGCTGCAGGGCGAACTGGTGGCCTTCAACTCGTCGAACGCCGCGATCGAATTCGAGGCCCAATCCGATGCAGAGTTCGTCCTTGGTTCGGCCGTACCGCATGATCACAACCTTGTCTTAGGCTCCCACTCCGTGCACACAAGCACAGAGGCGCTGCGCGAGGCTGAGGCACGGATCTCGGAAATCGAGACACGCCTGATTCAGCACGACAGACCTTGAACAACAGGAGGGACGAGTGGCCCACCGTTTCCCATTATAGAACGTCAGTCTTTTGCCCCACCGCCACCCCGCTTTTCTGGAGTTTCAGATTGAAACACTAAAAAAGAGTAGGATGGCCACC is drawn from Terriglobales bacterium and contains these coding sequences:
- a CDS encoding MarR family transcriptional regulator, coding for MNLSQAGLGDSDFSVLEVLLHKGPLPVNTIGPKVWLTPGSISVAVDRLEKKALVKRKNTDDRRVRLVELTAKGRALITKTFQKHATTMEEAASVLSKEERLILLRLLKKLGKGENEMKAPASL
- a CDS encoding NmrA/HSCARG family protein, which encodes MVSNNKKLTAVFGATGQQGGGVVRALQASGQFKVRALTRNPGKDRELADEVVQADLDHPQTLKAALDGAHGVFLVTNFWEGGTDEVKQATAAVRAAKDAGVKHFIWSTLPDVEAISGAKFNVPHFTGKAKIDRIVKEAGFAHHTFVIAPMYYQNLLGVLAPQKQADGSVGWALPLDPGARCIHMGDISELGNIVAGAFAHPDEAGNGEYLPLVGDFMSFNGIVETLNRLGHKFSFMQVPKKVFATLFPGAAEVAEMLSYFQAHTYLGSDSSDRIALANKMAGRQPTKFSTWARLNVPIQKP
- a CDS encoding pirin family protein, with amino-acid sequence MSNLKSHDISATRPLSRIAKRTSGQSHGPITRLMSPSDFGRILKPFVFLDIFDTHGRPFSGLGLHPHSGIATVTYVAQGSVRYEDTNGATGLLRAGGIEWMRAGGGVWHGGGFGESGRTRGFQLWIALPPDLELGPSESVYLSPEVIPHDGPARILLGSYGTATSSIKAPSPMNYLAVHLKAGERWSYQPPAGHTVLWTAVGVGSVLVPNELLQGELVAFNSSNAAIEFEAQSDAEFVLGSAVPHDHNLVLGSHSVHTSTEALREAEARISEIETRLIQHDRP